The following proteins are co-located in the Bacteroidales bacterium genome:
- a CDS encoding MerR family transcriptional regulator — MVSEMNIINSTTPVYTLSTAASLSGIPVHSIRQYIDKGLIIPFKKKSGRNLFSQVDILRLKYIHKLLVDDGLNIAGIRSLFAMVPCWAVTNCDVAVREKCEAYVSDKSPCWAASEKGSSCLNKDCRECDVYRIVENYPGVKSFLRTLIP; from the coding sequence ATGGTTTCGGAAATGAATATTATTAACAGCACCACTCCTGTATACACTCTGAGTACAGCAGCAAGTCTTTCCGGAATACCAGTTCATTCTATAAGACAATACATTGACAAAGGACTTATAATCCCATTTAAGAAAAAATCCGGTCGGAATTTATTTTCCCAGGTAGATATTTTAAGATTGAAATATATACACAAGTTACTGGTTGACGATGGTTTAAATATTGCCGGGATAAGATCATTATTTGCAATGGTTCCATGCTGGGCCGTAACGAACTGCGATGTTGCCGTACGTGAAAAATGCGAAGCATATGTAAGTGATAAATCTCCTTGCTGGGCTGCCTCAGAAAAAGGTTCATCGTGTTTAAATAAAGACTGTCGCGAATGTGATGTTTACAGGATTGTTGAAAATTACCCGGGAGTAAAATCATTTCTCAGGACACTTATTCCCTGA
- a CDS encoding T9SS type A sorting domain-containing protein — MKSALLSILLMVCGIPINAQQAISSSGGNASGSGGSVSYSVGQVAYTNQTGSNGSAIQGVQQPFEISVETSIEEANDVSLEFVVYPNPVTDYLILKINGIIETRCIASLYNINGIILQTIKVETNETTIPMQGYSSGTYFLKLSKTMQNFVSTRVIKTFKIVKH; from the coding sequence ATGAAATCCGCTCTTCTATCTATCCTTTTAATGGTATGCGGCATACCAATCAACGCCCAGCAAGCCATCTCTTCTTCTGGCGGTAATGCTTCCGGCAGCGGTGGTTCTGTAAGTTACTCCGTTGGACAGGTGGCCTATACTAACCAAACAGGCTCAAATGGTTCAGCAATACAGGGGGTTCAGCAACCCTTTGAGATTTCTGTTGAGACCTCCATTGAGGAAGCCAATGATGTGTCCCTTGAATTCGTTGTATATCCCAATCCTGTAACAGATTACCTGATTCTTAAAATCAATGGCATCATAGAGACGCGATGCATCGCGTCTCTATACAATATAAACGGTATCATCCTGCAGACAATAAAGGTTGAAACAAATGAAACTACAATTCCAATGCAGGGATATTCGTCGGGCACCTATTTTTTAAAGCTATCGAAAACGATGCAAAATTTTGTGTCGACACGGGTAATCAAAACCTTTAAAATAGTTAAACATTGA
- a CDS encoding tail fiber domain-containing protein encodes MKKLFTLLTAVIIAATVFSQAPSKFSYQAVIRNSGGVLVQSQAVGIKISILQGSAIGSAVYAETHTITTNSNGLVTLEIGSGSVFSGNFGSIDWSNGPYFLLTETDPTGGTSYTISGSSELVSVPYALYAKNAETADYNNLSNLPALFNGAYSSLTGTPVIPTTTSQLTNNSGFLTSYTETDPVFSGFINITSPANNQLLKYNSVSGKWENWTSNFLTGFTETDPLWTSASLNYYTKSQTDVLIAGHAHDDASTTVSGFMSGTDKTKLDGLTNADGSETVVTSGTNVSVTGSGTTGSPYIINAAGSNGWNLTGNAGTVDGTNFIGTTDGAPFNIRVNNQKAGRIDPALFNSFYGLLAGNSNTTGSANVAIGSGALRSNTIGAGNTASGTNALYSNTEGQGNTATGSSALNSNTTGNRNTATGLLALRANTTGYYNTATGYAALYSQTTGFENTAYGYQALNNLTTSYRNTATGFQSLYSNTGYDNAGFGYQALADNTTGVSNTATGSNSNRFNTTGSANTSAGYSSLYSNTQGYSNTAIGYQTLYTNTTGNSNTALGYDADVSTGALTNATAIGAGSIVNTSNSVQLGNSSVTKVYAGTGNTATLIAGGLQMTGGMPGVGKVLTSDASGVASWTAPAAGVNADWNAVSGASEILNKPVLAIVATTGSYTDLTNTPVVDGSETKVQSGANVSVTGSGTTGSPYIINAAGSSGWGLTGNAGTVNGINFIGTTDNVPLNFRVNGQVAGKIFPANNDTYFGYQTGLANTTGNGNTGFGHQVLISNTSGNDNVASGYHALRYNTTGSSNSAYGTIAHFSNTSGSNNTAIGNAALYSNTTGNSNTALGNYADVSTGSLTNATAIGASAIVTASNSIQLGDAAVTQVFAGTGTTATLIAGGLQIKGGTPAAGKVLTSDATGVATWQAAGGGGGWSLTGNAGTVDGTNFIGTTDNIPLNFRVNNQKAGRIDGAQQVTFYGYQAGNSNSTSTNSAFGYQALYTNTSGGNNTAIGRMSMMYNTTGGSNTVMGNLALLSNTTGDNNVAIGDNSAVSNSTGRYNIAIGSFALNSNWVGSYATAIGARAMYYSNSTMTPFTNFNVAVGFEALRGSTNAAANTGNANTVVGYQSMLSNTTGVDNTASGFSSLFSNTTGNLNTSYGSVALYSNATGSRNTAIGTSALINATMNDNTALGRGAGSNITIGSNNIAIGSNAQVPTPNASNQVRIGDANITYAGIQVAWTVTSDKRFKSDIQESNLGLDFITSLKPVSYSRINDVSKKREYGLIAQDLEESLSMSGATNNGIIAKDDEGMYSVRYNDLMAPMIKAIQEQQQLIKSLQEEIGQLKGQNEQKQSILSILEVENAAIKSDLENRLKVLEELIAKTAQK; translated from the coding sequence ATGAAAAAATTATTTACCCTCCTGACAGCAGTAATAATCGCTGCAACAGTTTTTTCCCAGGCCCCTTCAAAATTCAGTTATCAGGCTGTTATACGAAACTCAGGTGGAGTTTTGGTACAGAGCCAGGCAGTTGGAATTAAGATCAGTATTTTGCAGGGATCTGCAATAGGCTCCGCTGTATATGCAGAAACACACACTATTACAACTAATTCAAACGGTCTTGTAACCCTGGAGATTGGCTCAGGTTCTGTTTTTAGCGGCAATTTTGGCTCTATCGACTGGAGCAACGGGCCATATTTTCTGCTTACGGAAACAGATCCCACAGGTGGAACAAGTTACACAATAAGCGGTTCAAGCGAATTGGTAAGTGTGCCTTATGCCCTCTATGCAAAAAATGCTGAAACAGCTGATTACAATAATCTCTCAAATCTGCCAGCCTTGTTTAATGGTGCTTATAGTAGTTTAACAGGTACCCCTGTTATTCCGACAACAACCAGTCAGCTGACAAATAACTCAGGATTTCTGACTTCTTACACAGAAACTGATCCAGTTTTTTCAGGATTTATAAATATTACCTCGCCTGCAAATAACCAATTATTAAAATATAATTCTGTTTCAGGCAAATGGGAAAACTGGACTTCCAATTTTCTTACAGGTTTTACAGAAACTGATCCCTTATGGACCTCAGCCAGTTTAAACTATTACACAAAAAGCCAGACAGATGTACTTATTGCCGGTCATGCCCATGATGATGCTTCGACAACAGTAAGCGGATTTATGAGTGGAACCGATAAAACTAAACTAGACGGATTAACAAATGCAGATGGTTCTGAAACCGTAGTAACTTCTGGTACCAATGTCTCAGTTACAGGTTCCGGAACCACCGGCAGCCCATATATTATTAATGCGGCAGGAAGCAATGGCTGGAACCTGACAGGAAATGCGGGTACTGTTGATGGTACAAATTTTATTGGTACTACTGACGGAGCTCCTTTTAATATAAGGGTCAATAATCAAAAAGCCGGAAGAATAGATCCTGCTTTATTTAATTCTTTTTATGGTTTGCTGGCAGGCAATTCCAACACCACCGGAAGTGCTAACGTTGCTATTGGAAGCGGGGCACTCCGCTCCAATACCATTGGAGCAGGTAATACTGCCAGCGGAACAAATGCACTTTACTCCAATACTGAAGGACAAGGCAATACTGCAACCGGAAGTAGTGCACTCAATTCAAACACCACCGGAAACAGAAATACAGCTACCGGTCTTTTAGCTCTCAGAGCAAATACAACTGGATATTATAATACTGCAACAGGCTATGCCGCATTATATTCACAAACCACAGGATTCGAAAATACTGCCTATGGTTACCAGGCACTTAACAACCTCACAACATCATACAGAAATACAGCTACCGGATTCCAATCTCTTTATTCCAACACTGGATATGATAATGCTGGTTTTGGATATCAGGCACTTGCTGATAACACGACCGGAGTATCAAATACAGCCACCGGAAGTAATTCCAACAGGTTTAACACCACAGGGTCAGCTAATACATCAGCCGGATATTCTTCACTTTATTCAAACACACAAGGCTATTCCAATACTGCTATTGGATATCAGACGCTCTATACAAATACCACAGGAAATTCAAATACTGCATTGGGATATGATGCAGATGTAAGCACGGGTGCACTAACCAATGCTACTGCAATTGGTGCAGGCTCGATCGTAAATACGAGTAATTCCGTTCAGTTAGGCAATTCATCTGTAACAAAGGTTTATGCCGGAACAGGTAACACAGCCACACTTATTGCGGGAGGCTTGCAGATGACAGGAGGAATGCCCGGAGTAGGCAAAGTACTTACTTCAGATGCGAGCGGAGTGGCTTCATGGACAGCCCCCGCTGCAGGAGTAAATGCCGACTGGAATGCAGTTAGCGGAGCTTCAGAAATTTTAAATAAACCCGTACTTGCTATAGTTGCCACAACTGGTAGCTATACTGATTTGACCAATACGCCTGTTGTAGATGGTTCTGAAACTAAAGTACAATCCGGAGCCAATGTTTCAGTTACAGGTTCCGGTACTACCGGAAGCCCCTATATTATTAATGCAGCAGGAAGCAGTGGCTGGGGCCTCACAGGAAATGCAGGCACTGTTAATGGTATAAATTTTATTGGAACCACGGATAATGTACCATTAAACTTCAGAGTAAATGGCCAGGTAGCAGGCAAAATTTTCCCGGCAAACAATGATACATATTTTGGATACCAAACAGGTCTTGCTAATACAACCGGTAACGGAAACACTGGATTTGGACATCAGGTTCTTATATCTAACACATCTGGAAATGACAATGTTGCATCCGGATATCATGCACTAAGATATAATACAACAGGGAGCTCAAACAGTGCATATGGTACGATCGCCCATTTTTCCAACACTTCAGGAAGTAACAATACTGCAATTGGGAACGCTGCCTTATATTCTAACACTACAGGAAATTCAAATACTGCATTGGGAAACTATGCCGATGTAAGTACCGGGAGCCTGACCAATGCCACTGCAATTGGTGCTAGTGCTATTGTAACAGCTAGCAATAGTATTCAACTTGGCGATGCTGCAGTAACCCAAGTCTTTGCTGGAACAGGAACTACTGCTACGCTAATAGCAGGTGGTCTTCAAATAAAAGGTGGAACACCAGCAGCAGGCAAGGTACTCACTTCGGATGCAACAGGTGTTGCAACATGGCAGGCTGCAGGTGGAGGAGGCGGATGGAGCCTTACTGGAAATGCCGGTACTGTAGATGGGACAAATTTTATTGGTACAACAGATAATATTCCTCTCAACTTCAGGGTAAACAATCAAAAAGCCGGAAGAATTGATGGGGCACAGCAAGTTACCTTCTATGGGTATCAAGCAGGCAACTCAAATTCTACCTCAACAAACTCTGCTTTTGGCTATCAGGCGCTGTATACAAATACCTCGGGCGGGAACAATACTGCTATTGGCCGAATGTCAATGATGTATAATACTACCGGAGGTTCAAATACAGTTATGGGTAACCTGGCACTACTCTCTAATACCACTGGAGACAATAACGTAGCAATAGGTGATAATAGTGCAGTATCAAATTCTACAGGACGATATAATATTGCAATTGGTTCCTTTGCGCTTAACTCAAATTGGGTTGGATCCTACGCCACGGCTATAGGTGCGAGAGCAATGTATTATTCCAATAGCACCATGACCCCATTTACTAATTTTAATGTGGCTGTTGGATTTGAAGCCCTTAGAGGGTCAACAAATGCCGCTGCAAATACAGGAAATGCGAATACCGTAGTTGGATATCAGTCGATGTTAAGTAATACAACAGGAGTCGATAATACTGCCAGCGGATTTTCCTCCCTTTTTTCTAATACAACCGGAAATTTGAATACTTCATACGGAAGCGTTGCACTTTACTCTAATGCTACTGGAAGCAGAAATACAGCGATTGGGACTAGTGCACTTATCAATGCTACAATGAACGACAATACTGCACTTGGGAGAGGTGCCGGTAGTAATATTACAATAGGAAGTAATAATATTGCAATAGGCAGTAATGCCCAGGTACCCACACCTAACGCCAGCAACCAGGTAAGAATCGGAGATGCAAATATCACCTATGCGGGCATACAGGTGGCCTGGACAGTCACCTCAGATAAACGATTCAAATCAGACATTCAGGAATCAAACCTGGGATTGGATTTTATTACCAGCCTGAAACCTGTATCATATTCCCGTATCAACGATGTCAGCAAAAAACGTGAATATGGTTTAATTGCACAGGATCTGGAGGAATCATTGAGCATGTCAGGTGCAACCAATAATGGTATTATTGCAAAAGACGATGAGGGCATGTACAGCGTTCGTTATAATGATTTAATGGCCCCAATGATTAAAGCTATCCAGGAACAGCAACAATTGATAAAAAGTTTGCAGGAAGAAATCGGGCAGTTGAAAGGCCAGAATGAACAAAAACAGTCGATACTGAGCATACTGGAAGTCGAAAATGCTGCAATTAAATCGGATCTTGAAAATCGTTTGAAAGTACTTGAGGAGCTGATCGCAAAAACTGCACAAAAGTAA
- a CDS encoding sugar transferase, with amino-acid sequence MPPPLIKTVIDYSLTIIFLPLLIPVMLILAFIVRLSGEGPVIYSQERIGRFGKPFFIYKFRSMHFANNGGVPLVSCINDKRLTKIGRFMRKYKIDEIPNFINVLYGEMSLIGPRPEQKYYIDQIVLKAPQYTLIQTIKPGISSWGQVKYGYASNVDEMLERLDYDLYYMKNKSLWLDLKILYYTILTILKGEGI; translated from the coding sequence ATGCCGCCACCATTAATCAAAACAGTTATTGATTATTCTCTTACAATAATTTTTCTTCCGCTGCTCATTCCTGTAATGCTGATACTAGCTTTTATTGTCAGATTATCAGGCGAGGGTCCTGTTATTTACTCTCAGGAACGCATTGGAAGGTTCGGGAAACCCTTTTTTATCTATAAATTCAGATCGATGCACTTTGCTAATAATGGAGGAGTGCCTCTTGTATCCTGTATAAATGATAAACGATTAACAAAAATCGGAAGGTTCATGAGAAAATATAAAATTGATGAAATCCCTAATTTTATTAATGTTCTTTATGGCGAAATGTCGCTTATTGGTCCCCGCCCCGAACAAAAATATTATATTGATCAGATCGTTCTAAAAGCTCCTCAATATACATTGATTCAGACTATTAAACCAGGAATCTCCTCATGGGGTCAGGTTAAATACGGTTATGCTTCAAATGTAGATGAGATGCTGGAAAGACTTGATTATGATCTCTATTATATGAAAAACAAATCGTTATGGCTTGATCTGAAAATATTGTATTATACCATTCTGACAATTCTGAAGGGAGAAGGAATTTGA
- a CDS encoding TetR family transcriptional regulator translates to MIKKLAKTEDRIFDSAYKIFMLFGYHGTTLQQIAMQAGVNKSAVHYYYRSKERLYTKVVKKVLDLYFDTNVEINTTRKGIEKPTWFLITELYNNKKLIRKNPERVIPC, encoded by the coding sequence ATGATTAAAAAATTAGCAAAAACAGAAGATAGAATATTTGACTCTGCATACAAGATCTTCATGTTATTCGGATATCACGGAACTACACTTCAACAAATTGCAATGCAGGCTGGTGTAAATAAATCAGCTGTTCATTATTATTATCGCTCAAAGGAAAGGTTGTACACTAAAGTTGTTAAGAAAGTACTTGACCTTTATTTTGATACCAACGTTGAAATCAATACAACCCGAAAAGGAATTGAGAAACCAACATGGTTTCTAATTACTGAGTTATATAATAATAAAAAACTTATTAGAAAGAACCCTGAAAGAGTTATACCCTGCTGA
- a CDS encoding DUF4833 domain-containing protein translates to MTGNYKAYSEINNQLSELESVFIKATNNPLGIPISFEYIEISGISTENGKKNTERIIL, encoded by the coding sequence ATAACAGGCAATTACAAGGCTTATTCAGAAATAAATAATCAACTCTCTGAGCTTGAAAGTGTATTTATTAAGGCAACCAATAATCCCTTAGGAATACCAATATCATTCGAATATATTGAGATTTCAGGTATATCGACTGAAAATGGCAAGAAAAATACTGAAAGAATAATTCTGTAA
- a CDS encoding DUF4833 domain-containing protein gives MMNYHLLTGILLFINLYATQAQSYYPLPPKTDKMLFYLQRSFNTNTIIFEAEFSADNILNSERPVKMYWKGMKRMAVLRNCLLFSGRFLTEMYFDG, from the coding sequence ATGATGAATTATCACTTGCTAACAGGAATTCTATTATTTATCAATCTGTATGCTACTCAGGCCCAGTCTTACTACCCTTTGCCGCCAAAGACTGATAAAATGTTGTTCTACCTTCAGAGGTCGTTTAATACAAACACAATAATTTTTGAAGCAGAATTCTCAGCAGATAATATTCTGAATAGTGAAAGGCCTGTAAAGATGTATTGGAAAGGTATGAAGAGGATGGCAGTATTGCGGAATTGTCTTTTATTCAGCGGAAGATTTTTGACTGAAATGTACTTCGATGGATGA